In Leptospira selangorensis, the following are encoded in one genomic region:
- a CDS encoding PP2C family protein-serine/threonine phosphatase, which translates to MNIFRKIRNISFILLILILGIGSLYSQEDVPVFPISGSMSGTPINKFTFIRKIRPGEVKTPTDLEIGDWTRMDKDSLSYSFTDDQFLIKFKIQAPPKEGTISWYLVLNNPGMENLTVFKRVWGPGGWAWSELSRDMRMSYIQPAFLIETPPNKQEEFLIHASTRRSLVLNFQAWAPKEFAAHIQMENLFLGIFFGAIGIMLVYNGFLAFVVKDSSYFFYVLYLLFYGLWQMSVTGVGAQYLIPAPATSWNDYLTGFAFLSVAFSLLFTRSFLHMERETGWKNYAFLILSAFAILGFIASLFSSIYGPMIWAVSWYPFLAAVLVIYSAAIRLRRGYRPARYFLLAWSVLILFVLITALRNLSIIQDTELTHWSAQFGSLVEMTLLSFALADRIKTLEKDSLQARLENYESQLKLTEIEQELKIARELQESILPDRLPEVKNLKLSVRGEFASSVGGDFYDFQYLESGKLGIFLSDVSGHGVPAAIISSMVKLAFSIESRKNEDPAEVLRSINRSLSGKYGKHFITAAYLIVDPANGKVTYSNAGHPPIVAIDKESGETKEIFLPGWIMGMDPNLKNSVVEFQMKPGDRLIVYTDGITEARSKSGEIFGFQRFYKLLSDHMQSPGEKLGEDLFATVRNFTGNRKHFEDDLTFLVLDYLPIPDESGIKEITSSFSKS; encoded by the coding sequence GTGAATATTTTCCGAAAAATTCGGAATATCAGCTTCATTCTGCTGATCCTCATCCTAGGTATAGGTTCTCTATACTCTCAGGAAGATGTTCCTGTTTTTCCGATCTCCGGTTCTATGTCCGGAACTCCCATAAATAAATTTACATTTATCCGAAAGATCCGTCCTGGAGAAGTGAAAACTCCTACTGACTTGGAAATTGGTGACTGGACCAGAATGGATAAAGACAGTCTATCTTACAGTTTCACTGATGATCAGTTTTTAATAAAGTTCAAGATACAAGCTCCTCCTAAAGAAGGAACGATCTCCTGGTATTTAGTTTTGAATAACCCGGGAATGGAAAACCTTACCGTTTTTAAAAGAGTATGGGGGCCGGGGGGATGGGCATGGTCTGAACTTTCTAGGGATATGAGGATGTCGTACATCCAACCCGCATTCTTAATAGAAACTCCTCCAAACAAACAGGAAGAATTTTTAATTCACGCTTCTACAAGAAGATCTCTAGTTTTGAATTTTCAAGCCTGGGCTCCTAAAGAATTCGCAGCTCATATCCAAATGGAGAACCTATTCTTGGGGATTTTCTTCGGAGCGATTGGGATCATGTTGGTATATAACGGATTTCTTGCGTTTGTAGTTAAGGATTCCAGTTATTTCTTCTACGTTCTATATTTATTGTTTTATGGACTTTGGCAGATGTCAGTCACTGGAGTCGGTGCACAGTATCTGATCCCTGCTCCAGCTACTTCTTGGAATGATTATCTGACAGGATTTGCTTTCTTATCCGTTGCATTTTCACTTTTATTTACTCGTTCCTTCTTACATATGGAAAGAGAGACCGGTTGGAAGAATTATGCGTTCTTAATATTGTCGGCGTTTGCGATTTTAGGATTTATTGCCTCTTTATTCTCCAGCATTTATGGGCCGATGATCTGGGCGGTTTCCTGGTATCCTTTCCTGGCTGCAGTTTTGGTGATCTATTCGGCTGCGATCCGTTTGAGAAGGGGATATCGTCCTGCACGTTATTTTCTATTGGCATGGTCTGTTCTGATCCTTTTCGTTTTGATCACTGCTCTTAGGAATCTGTCCATTATTCAGGATACCGAGCTTACTCATTGGTCTGCTCAATTCGGTTCTTTGGTTGAGATGACTTTACTTTCTTTTGCTTTGGCGGATAGGATCAAAACATTAGAGAAAGATTCTTTGCAGGCTCGATTAGAAAATTACGAAAGCCAATTGAAGTTAACCGAGATCGAGCAAGAGCTTAAGATCGCGAGAGAGCTACAAGAATCTATTCTTCCGGATCGTTTGCCTGAAGTAAAAAATCTAAAACTTTCCGTAAGAGGAGAGTTTGCCAGTTCTGTGGGAGGTGACTTCTACGATTTCCAATATTTGGAATCCGGTAAGTTAGGTATATTTTTATCCGATGTTTCAGGCCATGGTGTTCCTGCAGCGATCATTTCTTCCATGGTGAAGTTGGCATTCTCGATTGAATCTAGAAAGAATGAAGATCCTGCAGAAGTTTTAAGAAGTATTAATAGATCTTTAAGCGGTAAGTATGGAAAACATTTTATCACCGCAGCTTATCTTATAGTCGACCCTGCGAATGGGAAAGTGACTTACTCAAATGCAGGACATCCTCCGATCGTTGCTATTGACAAAGAATCCGGTGAGACTAAGGAGATATTTTTACCAGGTTGGATCATGGGAATGGATCCGAATCTGAAAAACTCCGTTGTCGAATTCCAGATGAAACCCGGAGATCGTTTGATCGTATATACCGACGGGATCACAGAAGCCCGAAGTAAAAGTGGGGAAATTTTCGGATTCCAGAGATTTTATAAATTGTTAAGTGATCATATGCAATCGCCTGGAGAGAAACTTGGCGAGGATCTGTTTGCTACTGTAAGGAATTTTACGGGGAACAGAAAACATTTCGAAGACGACCTAACTTTTCTCGTCCTAGATTATTTACCGATCCCCGATGAGAGTGGAATTAAGGAAATTACTTCGAGTTTTTCAAAAAGCTGA
- a CDS encoding adhesin OmpL37 family surface protein translates to MGSKRYQTYILLLFAFLILPLGQTKADLDSNRATALVRVERGLKQNEFHLKAINSTISNYGTEEDKALFRRCLQHHIETFTLYLQFDLAHSYDEMRQTQRLLVILYGKIVEASSSSVRRELDFLSKYALRTKDAEARHHLEMGYREYGASNQKKTIADNTRPYLPGIKTQYLYEALKLLKQSREYVILLSLKFLSDFEPDLQTTEFEEIYNEINRAMFTKADYYNRIHFDNHFHIFNSPNLYEATWENPGLQELEKALGDIDPASDRARRMAKRSVIP, encoded by the coding sequence ATGGGATCGAAAAGATATCAAACATACATACTTCTTCTTTTCGCATTTCTAATTCTTCCTCTTGGGCAAACAAAGGCTGACTTGGACAGCAATAGAGCAACCGCTTTAGTCCGAGTAGAAAGAGGATTAAAACAAAACGAATTTCATTTAAAAGCGATTAACAGTACAATCTCCAATTACGGAACGGAAGAAGATAAGGCTTTATTCCGTAGATGTTTACAACATCATATAGAGACGTTCACTCTATACTTACAATTCGATCTTGCACACTCTTACGACGAGATGCGCCAGACCCAAAGATTGCTGGTGATATTATACGGTAAGATTGTGGAGGCATCCTCTTCCAGTGTGAGAAGAGAATTAGATTTTTTATCCAAGTATGCTCTCAGAACAAAAGATGCAGAGGCAAGACATCATTTGGAAATGGGCTATAGAGAATATGGAGCCTCTAACCAAAAGAAAACAATCGCAGATAATACAAGACCTTATTTACCTGGGATCAAAACCCAATACTTATACGAAGCTCTGAAATTATTAAAACAATCCAGAGAATACGTCATTCTTCTTTCTCTAAAATTCCTTTCCGATTTCGAACCGGATCTACAAACCACAGAATTCGAGGAAATTTATAATGAGATCAACCGTGCGATGTTTACCAAGGCGGACTATTATAATAGGATCCATTTCGATAACCATTTTCATATCTTCAATTCTCCGAACCTATATGAAGCTACTTGGGAAAATCCAGGCCTCCAAGAATTGGAAAAAGCTTTGGGAGATATAGATCCGGCCAGCGATCGGGCGAGAAGAATGGCAAAACGCTCCGTTATTCCCTAA
- a CDS encoding DUF4178 domain-containing protein, giving the protein MSELSCPNCGAPVPIINKASVYAVCSSCKTLSLKKDVNLEKIGTAGELADDHSIIQLGTQGNYKGTPFRVLGRIQLKFELGFWNEWHLMEGDGSSAWLGEAQGSYYYTKLNVGIPTEKIPTLEGDEDPIVIASGRRERITPGDSFYLGENWTLKEIMKATCIGGEGELPIGFQTGYEAILLDLASEDGMFGTLDYSESPALLFSGSFAPLEELHLTGIRQEEVAYNQTQIPAKSIECKGCGASINQFSPDFSKSLACEYCGSVMDTESDDLKIIAKFDQVSRDNVLLPLGTPIKLPNFPESKVIGVLRKSTEVDDETYTWTDYLLRYKGGYAWLNENGDNWTYFEPLPGVPKWAPGLKRVFQKRSYKWFANSDSNTDFALGEFYWKVSAGEKAQIEDFISPPYMISSERTDKELFWSKGEFIPFDTMKSAVPLDTASKLRKPEIVGVCEPNPFKNRLKRNLWVAAALTAVFLVFQIYGCIKAKNQVVYQGKFKYVQTSVPNTDIGSANFRDNSFVTDVFELKGETTENVEIQIEAPNLDNKYLFFSAVLINEDTDTAYDTSIETSYYHGVDDGESWSEGSKSDSKSLAEIPPGRYYLRLESQSDFPVGWGSEYSVKIVRDVMSPAPFFLFSIFLWLPLIYTFFRSYSFESKRV; this is encoded by the coding sequence GTGTCGGAACTAAGTTGTCCTAATTGCGGAGCCCCGGTTCCCATCATTAATAAGGCTTCCGTGTATGCGGTTTGCTCCAGTTGTAAAACTCTATCCCTCAAAAAAGATGTGAATCTGGAAAAAATCGGCACAGCGGGAGAACTCGCAGACGATCATTCTATCATCCAACTCGGGACCCAAGGAAATTATAAAGGCACTCCATTCAGAGTCCTTGGAAGGATCCAACTTAAATTCGAATTAGGCTTCTGGAATGAATGGCATCTTATGGAAGGAGACGGAAGTTCTGCCTGGCTGGGAGAAGCTCAAGGTTCATATTATTATACAAAACTAAATGTCGGAATTCCAACAGAGAAAATACCGACCTTAGAAGGCGACGAGGATCCGATCGTGATCGCCTCGGGCAGAAGAGAAAGGATCACTCCGGGAGACAGTTTTTATTTAGGAGAAAACTGGACCCTAAAAGAGATCATGAAAGCTACTTGTATAGGTGGAGAAGGTGAACTCCCCATCGGATTCCAAACCGGATACGAAGCGATCTTATTAGATCTTGCAAGCGAAGATGGAATGTTCGGAACCTTGGACTATTCGGAATCTCCCGCATTATTATTCTCCGGAAGTTTTGCTCCATTAGAAGAACTACATTTAACCGGAATCAGGCAAGAAGAAGTAGCATACAACCAAACTCAGATCCCTGCAAAGTCGATTGAATGTAAAGGTTGTGGAGCTTCTATCAATCAATTCAGTCCCGATTTTTCTAAATCTTTGGCCTGCGAATATTGTGGCTCCGTAATGGATACCGAAAGTGATGATCTAAAAATTATCGCGAAATTCGATCAGGTTTCCAGGGATAATGTACTTCTTCCTTTAGGAACTCCTATCAAGTTGCCTAATTTTCCCGAATCAAAAGTTATCGGAGTATTAAGAAAATCTACTGAAGTAGACGATGAGACTTATACCTGGACGGATTACCTTCTCCGATACAAAGGTGGATACGCTTGGCTGAATGAGAATGGGGACAACTGGACCTATTTCGAGCCTCTTCCCGGAGTTCCAAAATGGGCGCCAGGACTAAAACGTGTTTTTCAAAAAAGATCTTATAAGTGGTTCGCTAATTCTGATTCCAATACTGATTTCGCATTAGGCGAATTCTACTGGAAAGTTTCAGCAGGGGAGAAGGCACAGATCGAGGATTTTATTTCCCCTCCTTATATGATCTCTTCCGAAAGAACCGATAAGGAACTTTTCTGGTCCAAAGGAGAATTCATTCCTTTTGATACGATGAAGTCTGCAGTTCCTTTGGACACAGCTTCTAAATTAAGAAAACCTGAAATAGTCGGAGTATGCGAACCGAACCCATTCAAGAACAGATTAAAACGAAATCTATGGGTGGCAGCAGCTCTCACTGCGGTATTTTTGGTATTCCAAATATACGGATGTATCAAGGCGAAAAACCAGGTAGTCTATCAGGGAAAATTCAAATACGTCCAAACCTCTGTGCCGAATACGGATATTGGCAGCGCTAATTTTAGAGATAATTCTTTCGTAACGGACGTATTCGAACTAAAAGGAGAAACAACTGAGAATGTGGAGATCCAGATCGAAGCTCCTAACTTGGACAATAAGTATCTATTTTTCTCGGCCGTTCTAATCAACGAAGACACGGATACAGCTTACGATACTTCTATAGAGACTAGCTATTATCATGGAGTGGATGATGGAGAATCTTGGTCGGAAGGTTCTAAATCGGATTCTAAATCTTTGGCAGAGATCCCTCCTGGAAGATATTATCTTAGATTAGAAAGCCAATCAGATTTTCCGGTCGGATGGGGCTCAGAATACAGCGTAAAGATAGTAAGAGATGTGATGAGCCCTGCTCCATTTTTCTTATTTTCTATCTTTCTATGGCTTCCTTTGATTTACACTTTTTTCAGAAGTTATTCTTTCGAATCCAAAAGAGTTTAA
- a CDS encoding polyamine aminopropyltransferase: MQRALLISVLILSSCGLVYELLAGTVASYLLGETVTQFSLVIGVYLFSMGIGSWLSRYLIEDLIPKFLDVELALGLLGGFSAAILFLSFGQTRIFQIPLFTIVVAVGTLVGMEIPLLLRILKNKLGFRDMVSKVLSLDYAGALLASLAFPIFFAPKLGMVRTSFFFGLLNAGTALWGTFVLPLSKKHKNLLRAKSALVLTLLGLGFAFSEMITYYSEENLFSDEIIYSKQTNFQKIIVTRYKSELRLFLNGHLQFSSRDEYRYHETLAHPALLSHPNPKRVLVLGGGDGLAVREILKYPSVESITLVDLDPEMTRIFSEQPVLTEINGSSLKNPKVKVQNADAFLWLEESSSVFDVVLIDFPDPSNFSIGKLYSTAFYRSLKRRLNEFSVVEIQSTSPLFARMSFWCVEATLKESGFNTRALHVYVPSFGEWGFILGSVGKLGGYRKDLPAGLKFLNETELKSISEFPQDMSRVPTEPNRLDNQSLVRYYDQEWNRILD; this comes from the coding sequence CTGCAGAGAGCCTTATTAATCTCCGTCTTAATACTTTCTTCCTGCGGTTTAGTATACGAGCTATTAGCAGGCACCGTAGCGAGTTATTTACTCGGAGAAACGGTCACTCAGTTTTCCTTAGTCATCGGAGTTTATCTATTCTCCATGGGAATCGGAAGTTGGCTTTCCCGCTACCTGATAGAGGATCTAATCCCTAAATTTTTAGATGTAGAGCTCGCGTTAGGATTATTAGGCGGATTCAGCGCGGCGATACTATTCTTAAGTTTTGGACAGACCAGGATTTTCCAAATTCCACTATTTACCATTGTGGTCGCAGTTGGAACATTGGTGGGAATGGAGATACCTCTGCTTCTCCGTATCCTAAAAAACAAATTAGGATTTCGTGATATGGTCTCCAAGGTGCTTAGCTTGGATTATGCCGGAGCACTTTTGGCTTCCTTGGCATTTCCGATCTTCTTCGCACCTAAATTAGGAATGGTGAGGACTTCCTTCTTTTTTGGATTACTGAATGCCGGAACAGCGTTATGGGGGACATTCGTCCTTCCATTATCCAAAAAACATAAAAACCTATTAAGAGCCAAGTCGGCCCTGGTATTGACCTTACTTGGATTAGGCTTCGCATTTTCAGAGATGATCACTTATTACAGTGAAGAAAATCTTTTTTCGGACGAGATCATCTACTCTAAACAAACCAATTTCCAAAAGATCATAGTTACCAGATATAAAAGTGAACTTAGACTCTTTTTGAACGGACATTTACAATTCAGTTCCAGAGATGAATATAGATACCACGAAACATTGGCGCATCCGGCCCTTCTATCTCACCCGAACCCAAAAAGAGTATTGGTATTAGGAGGAGGAGACGGTTTAGCAGTCAGAGAGATACTAAAGTATCCAAGTGTAGAATCGATCACCTTGGTGGACTTGGATCCTGAGATGACACGTATTTTTTCGGAACAACCGGTTCTTACGGAGATCAACGGATCTAGTTTAAAAAACCCTAAAGTAAAAGTACAGAACGCGGACGCTTTTTTATGGTTAGAAGAATCTAGTTCGGTATTCGACGTGGTGTTAATAGACTTCCCGGATCCGAGTAACTTCTCTATCGGAAAATTATATAGTACAGCATTTTACAGAAGTTTAAAAAGAAGACTCAACGAATTCTCAGTCGTAGAGATACAGTCCACTTCTCCTTTATTCGCAAGAATGTCTTTCTGGTGTGTAGAAGCCACCCTCAAGGAATCCGGGTTTAATACTAGAGCATTGCATGTATATGTTCCTTCTTTCGGAGAATGGGGATTTATTTTAGGATCTGTGGGCAAACTGGGAGGATACAGAAAAGATCTACCCGCTGGATTAAAATTCCTGAATGAAACAGAACTTAAATCTATTTCTGAATTTCCTCAAGATATGTCCAGGGTGCCGACTGAACCGAATCGATTGGATAACCAAAGTCTTGTACGTTATTACGACCAAGAATGGAATCGTATCTTAGATTAG